A stretch of the Bacillus licheniformis DSM 13 = ATCC 14580 genome encodes the following:
- a CDS encoding ComE operon protein 2 translates to MERISWDQYFMAQSHLLALRSTCTRLAVGATIVRDKRIIAGGYNGSIAGGVHCADEGCYMVDGHCIRTIHAEMNAILQCAKFGVPTEGAEIYVTHFPCIQCCKSIIQAGIKTIYYAKDYKNHPYAVELFDQASVKVEQVELDEMIIDLKNQEKLAFVADLIKQLADKGLEEEEIRKIHEEANKLFTSYV, encoded by the coding sequence GTGGAACGGATTTCTTGGGATCAATATTTTATGGCGCAAAGCCATTTGCTGGCGCTTCGCAGCACGTGTACAAGGCTTGCTGTAGGAGCGACGATTGTCAGGGATAAACGAATTATAGCGGGAGGCTACAACGGATCGATCGCCGGAGGCGTTCACTGTGCGGATGAAGGCTGCTATATGGTGGACGGGCACTGCATTAGAACGATTCACGCCGAGATGAACGCGATTCTTCAGTGTGCAAAATTCGGTGTTCCGACCGAAGGCGCTGAAATATATGTCACACATTTTCCGTGCATTCAATGCTGTAAATCGATCATTCAGGCAGGTATTAAAACGATATACTATGCGAAGGATTACAAAAACCATCCTTACGCGGTTGAACTTTTCGATCAGGCTTCTGTTAAAGTGGAGCAGGTAGAGCTCGATGAGATGATTATCGACTTGAAAAACCAGGAAAAGTTGGCGTTTGTAGCCGATCTGATCAAACAGCTGGCTGATAAAGGCCTTGAGGAAGAGGAGATCAGGAAAATACACGAAGAGGCCAACAAACTGTTTACAAGCTACGTGTAA
- a CDS encoding helix-hairpin-helix domain-containing protein, whose amino-acid sequence MTDWLKQYKWHAAGGVALVLIISAAFMLLSGKRETSSGLSIPEEASAQTYDKKEEVKREKSAGKEAVIIDLKGAVKNPGVYQMKEGDRVHDVLKKAGGTEKKADQKQINLAAVLQDGMVVYIPFEGEEAADSFSKAGSRADGASVDIVNINTASSEELQAIPGIGPSKAEAVIEYREENGPFHTVEDITNVSGIGEKSFERIKSAITVK is encoded by the coding sequence TTGACAGATTGGCTAAAACAATATAAATGGCATGCTGCGGGAGGCGTTGCACTCGTCTTGATCATCAGCGCTGCCTTCATGCTGTTAAGCGGAAAGCGTGAAACTTCATCCGGCCTCTCCATTCCCGAGGAGGCTTCTGCACAGACGTATGACAAGAAGGAGGAGGTGAAACGGGAAAAAAGCGCGGGAAAAGAGGCGGTTATCATCGATTTGAAAGGCGCTGTGAAAAATCCGGGCGTCTATCAAATGAAAGAGGGAGACAGGGTCCACGATGTATTGAAAAAAGCAGGCGGCACCGAGAAAAAAGCGGATCAAAAGCAAATTAACCTTGCAGCCGTTTTGCAGGACGGTATGGTGGTTTACATTCCATTTGAGGGGGAAGAGGCTGCTGATTCTTTCTCGAAAGCGGGTTCAAGGGCAGATGGCGCTTCCGTCGATATCGTCAATATCAATACGGCTTCCTCTGAGGAGCTTCAGGCGATTCCCGGCATCGGCCCTTCAAAAGCGGAAGCGGTTATCGAATACCGCGAGGAGAACGGACCGTTTCACACGGTAGAAGACATAACAAACGTTTCGGGAATTGGAGAAAAGTCTTTTGAAAGAATAAAATCTGCAATCACGGTAAAGTAA
- the comER gene encoding late competence protein ComER — MNIGFIGTGNMGTILIEALIESRAVIPSSLTITNRTIDKALNIKKRFPDIQVAERPEEVITESDAVFICVKPLDIYPLLKRLSPVFTRDQTVVTITSPVQVEQLETIVSCQAARVIPSITNRALSGVSLLTFGESCTAEAKEKLTALVSKISIPLEIESEITRVASDIVSCGPAFVSYLVQEFIQAAVEETSVSKEDAILMTKEMLVGLGRLLETGLYTLPALQEKVCVKGGVTGEGIKALESGVQDMFRQMFRNTHLKYEEDIALVKKQFSV; from the coding sequence TTGAATATCGGCTTTATCGGGACAGGAAATATGGGGACCATTTTAATTGAGGCGTTGATTGAATCCAGAGCGGTCATTCCCTCATCTTTAACAATTACTAACCGAACGATCGACAAAGCGTTAAACATAAAAAAACGATTCCCAGACATTCAGGTTGCAGAACGGCCGGAAGAAGTGATTACGGAAAGTGATGCCGTGTTTATCTGTGTAAAGCCGCTGGATATTTATCCTTTGCTAAAACGGCTTTCACCCGTCTTCACCCGCGATCAGACTGTGGTAACCATTACGAGTCCGGTGCAGGTCGAACAGCTGGAAACCATCGTCTCCTGCCAGGCGGCAAGAGTGATCCCGAGCATTACGAACAGAGCGCTGTCCGGCGTGTCATTATTGACTTTCGGAGAAAGCTGCACAGCTGAGGCAAAAGAAAAATTGACGGCTTTAGTAAGCAAGATCTCAATCCCTCTCGAAATCGAAAGCGAGATTACGAGGGTCGCCTCAGACATTGTCAGCTGCGGCCCTGCCTTTGTCAGCTATTTGGTTCAGGAGTTTATTCAGGCGGCTGTCGAAGAAACATCCGTGTCAAAAGAGGACGCTATTTTAATGACGAAAGAGATGCTGGTCGGTTTGGGAAGGCTCCTCGAAACAGGCCTTTACACACTGCCCGCCCTGCAGGAAAAGGTTTGCGTTAAAGGCGGTGTAACCGGTGAGGGAATTAAGGCGCTGGAAAGCGGTGTTCAGGATATGTTCCGCCAGATGTTCCGAAACACCCATTTGAAGTATGAAGAAGATATCGCTCTAGTCAAGAAGCAATTTTCCGTTTGA
- a CDS encoding class I SAM-dependent DNA methyltransferase, with protein sequence MIYKGFSSIYDKLMSHAPYDQWVSWIEQTIGAQQKERIRVLDLACGTGEISVRLAEKGYDVTGIDISEDMLAQAQYKAAVRQLDIQFFQQDMRELAGHGQEFDAVAICCDSLNYLKSEKDVFNTFKNVFSLLKEGGLLLFDVHSVYKMDVIFPGSTYADQDEEVSVIWQSYAGEEPHSAVHDLTFFVQNRDVYERFDESHEQRTFQTEKYISLLRQAGFEVQCISADFSKLEPSAESERHFYTAKKTKTIV encoded by the coding sequence ATGATCTATAAAGGATTTTCCAGTATTTATGACAAGCTGATGTCTCATGCTCCTTACGATCAGTGGGTCAGCTGGATTGAACAAACGATCGGCGCGCAGCAGAAAGAACGTATACGGGTGCTTGATCTGGCGTGCGGAACGGGTGAAATATCTGTCCGCCTGGCTGAAAAAGGCTATGATGTCACAGGAATCGATATCAGCGAAGACATGCTTGCCCAGGCCCAGTACAAAGCAGCCGTCAGGCAGCTCGATATTCAGTTCTTTCAGCAGGATATGCGCGAACTTGCCGGGCACGGACAAGAGTTTGACGCGGTTGCGATCTGCTGTGACTCGCTGAATTATCTAAAGAGCGAAAAAGACGTTTTCAATACTTTTAAAAACGTTTTTTCTCTATTAAAAGAGGGCGGTCTTCTTCTGTTTGATGTTCATTCCGTTTACAAAATGGATGTCATTTTTCCGGGAAGTACGTATGCCGATCAGGATGAAGAAGTGAGCGTCATCTGGCAAAGCTATGCGGGGGAAGAGCCTCATTCAGCTGTTCACGATTTGACCTTCTTTGTACAAAATAGAGACGTATACGAAAGGTTTGATGAATCGCATGAACAGCGGACTTTCCAGACGGAAAAGTACATCAGTTTATTGCGGCAAGCCGGATTTGAGGTGCAGTGCATCAGTGCTGATTTTTCAAAATTGGAGCCTAGCGCAGAGTCGGAACGTCATTTTTATACAGCAAAAAAAACAAAAACCATCGTTTAA
- the rsfS gene encoding ribosome silencing factor, which translates to MDQASILKIAAEACDDKRAEDIIALNMQGISLVADYFLICHGNSDKQVQAIAREIKDQAEENGIDVKKMEGFDEARWVLIDLGDVVVHVFHKEERGYYNLEKLWGDAPIEDLSFGVNE; encoded by the coding sequence ATGGATCAAGCTTCAATTTTAAAAATTGCCGCAGAGGCCTGCGATGATAAACGGGCGGAAGATATTATCGCCTTGAATATGCAGGGGATTTCCCTCGTGGCTGACTATTTTCTGATTTGCCATGGGAACTCTGACAAACAGGTTCAGGCCATTGCCCGGGAAATTAAGGATCAAGCTGAAGAAAATGGAATTGATGTGAAGAAAATGGAGGGCTTTGACGAAGCCAGATGGGTTTTAATCGATTTGGGCGACGTCGTTGTCCACGTTTTCCACAAAGAGGAACGAGGCTATTACAACCTTGAAAAGCTGTGGGGAGACGCGCCGATTGAAGACCTTTCGTTCGGAGTTAATGAATGA
- the yqeK gene encoding bis(5'-nucleosyl)-tetraphosphatase (symmetrical) YqeK — translation MKREEALACVKEQLTEQRYIHTVGVMETAVKLAERFGADLKKAEIAAIFHDYAKFRPKEEMKQIILDGGGPLEVLNFHHELWHAPAGAALVKTEVGITDEDILSAIRFHTSGRPNMTLLEKVVYVADYIEPGRRFPGVEEVRTLAEEDLDSALIQALKNTITFLISKNQAVYPETVATYNALVNDRH, via the coding sequence ATGAAACGTGAGGAAGCCTTAGCCTGCGTGAAAGAACAGCTGACAGAACAGCGCTACATCCATACGGTCGGCGTGATGGAGACGGCTGTCAAACTTGCTGAACGGTTTGGCGCAGATCTGAAAAAAGCCGAAATCGCCGCGATCTTTCATGACTACGCCAAATTTCGCCCAAAAGAGGAGATGAAACAAATCATCCTCGACGGAGGCGGGCCGCTTGAAGTGCTCAATTTTCATCATGAACTTTGGCATGCGCCGGCAGGAGCAGCGCTTGTCAAAACAGAGGTCGGAATTACGGATGAAGACATCCTGTCAGCCATTCGGTTCCATACATCTGGAAGGCCCAATATGACTCTTCTTGAAAAAGTGGTTTATGTAGCGGATTATATCGAGCCGGGCCGCCGTTTTCCGGGGGTTGAAGAGGTTCGGACTCTCGCTGAGGAAGATTTGGATTCGGCGCTCATCCAGGCATTGAAAAATACGATTACCTTTTTAATTTCAAAAAATCAGGCCGTTTATCCGGAAACGGTCGCCACATATAATGCTTTAGTAAACGATAGACATTAG
- a CDS encoding nicotinate-nucleotide adenylyltransferase: MRKIGIFGGTFDPPHNGHLLMANEVLYKLDLDEIWFMPNQIPPHKQKNSFSLSMHRVEMLKLAISGKEQFKLETIELEREGPSYTFDTVRLLKDRYPDHEFYFIIGADMVEYLPKWSNIDKLVNMIQFVGVKRPGFQIETPYPLVFVDVPIFEVSSSLLRDRIKNRQPTDYLIPDEVKVYVKENRLYET; encoded by the coding sequence ATGAGGAAAATCGGGATTTTTGGAGGGACATTCGATCCTCCGCACAACGGGCATTTATTAATGGCAAATGAAGTCCTGTACAAACTGGATCTTGATGAAATCTGGTTTATGCCCAACCAAATTCCGCCGCATAAACAAAAAAACTCGTTTTCACTAAGTATGCACAGGGTTGAAATGCTGAAGCTCGCCATTTCGGGGAAAGAGCAATTTAAACTGGAGACGATCGAACTCGAAAGGGAAGGCCCTTCTTATACATTTGATACCGTTCGCCTGCTGAAAGACCGATACCCTGATCATGAGTTTTACTTTATTATCGGCGCGGATATGGTGGAATACCTGCCGAAATGGTCAAACATTGACAAGCTTGTCAACATGATTCAGTTTGTCGGGGTGAAGCGGCCCGGCTTTCAAATTGAGACGCCGTATCCGCTCGTTTTTGTCGATGTGCCTATTTTTGAAGTGTCATCATCTTTGCTCAGGGACCGCATTAAAAATCGGCAGCCGACAGATTATTTAATACCTGACGAAGTGAAGGTCTATGTGAAGGAGAATCGTTTATATGAAACGTGA
- the yhbY gene encoding ribosome assembly RNA-binding protein YhbY, which yields MLTGKQKRYLRREAHHLSPIFQVGKGGVNENMVKQISEALEARELIKVSVLQNCEQPKEEVAEALAGGARAELVQTIGNIIVLYKESKENKKIELP from the coding sequence ATGCTAACAGGAAAACAAAAACGCTATTTGCGCCGGGAAGCGCATCATCTGTCACCGATTTTTCAAGTCGGCAAAGGCGGAGTCAACGAAAATATGGTCAAACAAATCAGCGAAGCTCTTGAAGCAAGAGAATTGATCAAGGTGAGCGTGCTGCAAAACTGCGAGCAGCCTAAAGAGGAAGTAGCCGAAGCGCTGGCGGGCGGAGCGCGCGCCGAACTGGTGCAGACGATCGGAAACATTATTGTGCTGTATAAGGAGTCAAAAGAAAATAAAAAAATTGAGCTTCCTTAA
- the aroE gene encoding shikimate dehydrogenase: protein MKPIYGLIGNPVAHSMSPDIHNAALKDLSLEGHYHAFRVENEDLEDAVKGMRALGIQGFNVTVPHKVSIMKHLDRIDESAEALGAVNTVRREKEGLVGYNTDGAGFLKSLKPSLDRPLSELSILLIGAGGAARAIFTTLAAETPKRLDVANRTPEKALAFTQRFDGEARALSLQEAEADLSAYDIVIQTTSVGMHPNVEAAPLSLANAKETCLVCDIIYNPLKTALLHEAEAKGLKTLDGVGMFIGQAALAFELWTGHEPNMEKMKSIVLQQLGGKSC, encoded by the coding sequence ATGAAACCGATATACGGACTGATTGGCAATCCGGTGGCCCATTCCATGTCTCCGGACATCCATAATGCGGCTTTGAAGGATCTTTCTTTAGAAGGGCATTATCACGCTTTTCGCGTGGAAAACGAAGATCTTGAAGATGCTGTGAAAGGTATGCGGGCCCTTGGCATTCAAGGGTTTAATGTGACCGTCCCCCACAAAGTATCGATCATGAAGCATCTCGACCGTATTGATGAAAGCGCCGAAGCTCTCGGGGCGGTAAACACTGTCAGAAGAGAAAAAGAAGGGCTGGTCGGATATAATACAGATGGAGCAGGGTTTCTTAAATCGCTGAAGCCATCCCTTGATCGTCCGCTTTCTGAGCTCTCGATACTGTTGATCGGAGCAGGCGGTGCGGCGAGGGCGATATTTACCACTCTGGCAGCCGAGACGCCCAAGCGGCTTGATGTGGCGAATCGTACGCCTGAAAAGGCATTAGCATTCACTCAGCGTTTTGATGGAGAGGCACGCGCCTTGTCACTGCAGGAAGCGGAAGCAGACTTGTCAGCATATGATATCGTGATTCAAACGACGTCGGTCGGGATGCATCCGAATGTCGAAGCTGCCCCGCTTTCATTGGCGAATGCGAAAGAAACGTGCCTTGTATGCGATATTATCTACAATCCGCTGAAAACGGCCCTGCTGCATGAGGCTGAAGCAAAAGGCTTGAAAACATTGGACGGAGTCGGCATGTTCATCGGCCAGGCAGCCCTTGCTTTTGAGCTGTGGACAGGACATGAGCCGAATATGGAAAAAATGAAATCAATTGTGTTGCAGCAACTAGGAGGAAAATCATGCTAA
- the yqeH gene encoding ribosome biogenesis GTPase YqeH yields the protein MEKVVCIGCGVAIQTEDKNKLGYAPEASLLKEDVICQRCFRLKNYNEIQDVSLTDDDFLKILHGIGETDSLIVKIVDIFDFNGSWINGLNRFVGGNPILLIGNKADILPKSVKRERLVNWMKREAKELGLRPVDVLLVSAGRGQGMKDAIDAIEHYRQGKDVYVVGCTNVGKSTFINRIIKEVSGEDDIITTSQYPGTTLDAIEIPLDDGSAMYDTPGIINHHQMAHYVAKRDLKILTPKKELKPRTFQLNEEQTLFFGGLSRFDYASGGRSSFVCYMPNELKIHRTKLENADQLYEKHAGEMLAPPAKEDLDSFPALVKHTFTIKEPKTDVVFSGLGWVTVQGANQKIVAHAPKGVHVFLRRSLI from the coding sequence ATGGAAAAGGTAGTTTGTATCGGATGCGGAGTCGCCATTCAAACCGAAGATAAAAATAAACTGGGCTATGCGCCTGAAGCATCGCTGTTAAAAGAAGACGTCATCTGCCAGCGCTGCTTCAGATTGAAAAATTATAACGAAATTCAAGATGTTTCACTGACGGACGATGACTTTTTGAAGATTCTGCACGGCATCGGGGAAACGGATTCACTCATCGTGAAAATCGTCGACATCTTTGATTTCAACGGAAGCTGGATCAACGGACTGAACCGCTTTGTCGGAGGTAATCCGATCTTATTAATAGGAAACAAAGCAGATATTCTCCCTAAATCAGTCAAGCGCGAGCGCCTTGTAAACTGGATGAAGCGCGAGGCGAAAGAGCTTGGCTTAAGGCCTGTTGATGTGCTGCTCGTCAGCGCCGGGCGCGGGCAGGGGATGAAAGATGCGATCGACGCGATCGAACATTACAGACAAGGCAAGGACGTGTATGTCGTCGGATGTACGAACGTCGGGAAATCAACGTTCATCAACCGGATTATTAAAGAGGTTTCCGGAGAAGACGACATTATCACGACATCCCAATATCCGGGGACGACGCTTGATGCGATTGAAATCCCTCTGGATGATGGATCTGCGATGTATGATACGCCGGGAATCATCAACCATCATCAAATGGCGCACTATGTCGCGAAACGCGATCTGAAAATATTGACGCCGAAGAAGGAGCTGAAGCCGCGCACCTTTCAGCTGAACGAGGAACAGACGCTGTTTTTCGGCGGATTATCGCGGTTTGATTATGCAAGCGGAGGCAGGTCTTCGTTTGTATGCTATATGCCGAATGAACTCAAGATCCATAGAACAAAGCTTGAAAACGCGGATCAGCTGTATGAAAAGCACGCTGGGGAAATGCTTGCTCCCCCTGCAAAAGAAGATCTTGACTCGTTTCCGGCGCTTGTCAAACATACGTTTACGATTAAAGAGCCGAAAACGGACGTTGTGTTCTCGGGCCTTGGCTGGGTAACGGTCCAGGGGGCAAACCAAAAAATTGTCGCCCACGCCCCTAAAGGCGTTCACGTGTTTTTGCGCAGATCTCTAATATAA
- a CDS encoding YqeG family HAD IIIA-type phosphatase — protein MLKKFFLPDEFVKNIFHITPEKLKERNVKGIITDLDNTLVEWDRPSATPRLIEWFEEMKEHGIKVTIVSNNNEKRVKIFSEPLNIPFIYKAKKPMGRAFRKAVKNMGLKKEDVVVIGDQLMTDVLGGNRNGFHTILVVPVAASDGFFTRFNRQVERRILSALKRKGHIQWEE, from the coding sequence GTGTTAAAAAAGTTTTTTTTGCCGGATGAATTTGTAAAAAATATTTTTCATATTACCCCTGAAAAACTAAAAGAGCGCAATGTAAAAGGGATTATTACAGATTTGGACAATACGCTTGTAGAATGGGACAGGCCGAGTGCTACACCGCGTCTTATCGAGTGGTTTGAAGAGATGAAAGAGCACGGGATTAAAGTGACAATTGTCTCTAATAATAATGAAAAACGCGTCAAAATATTTTCTGAACCGCTTAATATTCCGTTTATTTACAAAGCGAAAAAACCGATGGGCAGAGCTTTCAGAAAAGCCGTTAAAAATATGGGTCTTAAAAAAGAAGACGTCGTTGTCATAGGAGATCAGCTCATGACAGATGTGCTTGGAGGGAACCGCAACGGGTTCCATACCATTCTTGTCGTGCCTGTGGCTGCTTCCGACGGCTTTTTTACGCGTTTCAACCGCCAAGTCGAACGCAGAATTCTCAGCGCTCTAAAACGGAAAGGCCATATTCAGTGGGAGGAATAA
- a CDS encoding sporulation histidine kinase inhibitor Sda, which translates to MKKLSDELLIESYIKANEMNLNREFIELIETEIKRRSLGHLLSVSS; encoded by the coding sequence ATGAAAAAGCTGTCTGATGAACTTTTAATAGAATCATACATTAAAGCAAATGAGATGAATTTGAACCGCGAATTCATCGAGCTGATTGAAACCGAAATCAAAAGAAGGTCGCTCGGTCATCTGCTTTCCGTCTCTTCATAG
- a CDS encoding SGNH/GDSL hydrolase family protein, translating to MKKSLVMVLVFLLLLSGCGEDDPRKVVAFGDSNTRGSNWQFRDYPKAEKWVNLLQTSLQGQYKINNAGIGGETTEDARFRFRKDVLDKQPAYLFIMFGTNDAAILTKGLPRVSKKRFKENLYYFVKESRRRGIEPVLMTCLPIVEGSGDNIFYYARYRASSFEKYGGARKWHDSYNDVTRETARELDVPLIDNWKNIVKKAGGATDEKLIHSRFIDPSGNHLTPKGARIIFEGINKSKIIKTS from the coding sequence ATGAAAAAAAGCTTGGTGATGGTTCTCGTTTTTCTGCTTCTGCTTTCAGGCTGCGGAGAGGACGATCCCAGAAAAGTCGTAGCATTTGGAGACAGCAATACACGCGGCTCAAATTGGCAATTTCGCGATTATCCAAAAGCGGAAAAGTGGGTCAATTTACTTCAGACTTCCCTTCAAGGGCAGTACAAAATAAATAATGCAGGAATAGGCGGAGAAACGACGGAAGACGCCAGGTTTCGGTTCAGGAAGGATGTGCTGGACAAGCAGCCGGCATATCTTTTTATCATGTTCGGAACAAATGATGCAGCAATTCTTACGAAAGGGCTGCCGCGCGTATCCAAAAAAAGGTTTAAAGAAAACCTTTATTATTTTGTTAAAGAAAGCCGCCGCCGCGGGATAGAGCCGGTTTTAATGACGTGCCTGCCGATCGTCGAAGGAAGCGGGGACAACATCTTTTATTATGCAAGATACCGGGCTTCTTCGTTTGAAAAATACGGTGGAGCGCGTAAATGGCACGATTCCTATAATGACGTCACAAGGGAAACGGCGCGGGAACTTGATGTTCCGCTTATCGACAACTGGAAAAACATCGTGAAAAAAGCGGGCGGAGCTACAGATGAGAAGCTGATCCATTCGAGGTTTATCGACCCATCGGGAAATCACTTAACCCCAAAAGGCGCGCGAATTATTTTTGAAGGAATTAACAAAAGCAAAATCATAAAAACGTCTTGA
- a CDS encoding GNAT family N-acetyltransferase: MIELKSSEKRKAKALLAEESPTFAHAIAEGIIEGNVYVDDFLTPATALFRTSSGIYYVAGNPPDSGRSEWLHYLNEQRSGARFTVFSASEEWDAFLIGGLGDPLQQMERVSFFLGKEERDCGAAFAGVERFTEDDLQKSANFTEKYADEYWGGASRFLKNGFGFKVLHGGVVASECVTIFCSERFAEVDIATHPDYRGRGFAVSCASAFIAHAIKNRLKPRWDCDRQNRASIRLAEKLGFRPVKTYSLFVGKP, translated from the coding sequence ATGATTGAACTGAAATCGAGTGAAAAACGAAAAGCAAAGGCTTTGTTAGCGGAAGAAAGCCCGACATTCGCGCATGCGATAGCCGAAGGAATCATCGAAGGAAACGTCTATGTCGATGATTTCCTCACACCGGCCACTGCTCTTTTTCGAACATCTTCCGGGATTTATTATGTCGCTGGAAACCCTCCGGACAGCGGAAGAAGCGAGTGGCTCCATTATTTAAATGAACAGAGGAGCGGAGCGCGCTTTACCGTGTTTTCGGCTTCTGAAGAGTGGGACGCTTTTTTAATCGGGGGGCTTGGCGATCCTCTGCAGCAAATGGAGCGCGTGTCATTTTTCCTCGGAAAAGAGGAGCGTGATTGCGGCGCAGCATTTGCCGGGGTTGAAAGATTTACTGAAGATGACCTTCAAAAAAGCGCGAATTTTACTGAAAAATACGCTGATGAGTATTGGGGAGGGGCCAGCCGTTTTTTGAAGAACGGTTTCGGGTTTAAAGTGTTGCATGGAGGTGTGGTCGCAAGCGAATGTGTCACCATTTTTTGTTCGGAACGCTTTGCCGAAGTTGATATCGCAACACACCCGGATTACAGGGGGCGGGGATTTGCAGTCAGCTGCGCCAGCGCCTTTATCGCACATGCAATAAAGAACCGTTTGAAACCGCGTTGGGATTGCGACCGGCAAAACCGCGCATCGATCCGCCTCGCTGAAAAATTAGGTTTTCGACCTGTCAAAACTTATTCTTTATTTGTCGGAAAACCGTGA
- a CDS encoding DUF2294 domain-containing protein, whose product MSKKIHEFNDMIRKLRKELFGKGPERIRTVFVDNMAVSTLYGNLTASEQFIASTPEGREMVHAARTTLIQKHYSNHVPEGMEELIGAKLEHLFTDIKIQEDIAVSVFIFDRNIEGVAESAGGA is encoded by the coding sequence ATGTCTAAAAAAATCCATGAATTCAACGATATGATTCGCAAGCTTCGAAAAGAGCTGTTTGGCAAGGGGCCTGAACGGATACGAACGGTCTTTGTCGACAATATGGCAGTTTCGACACTGTACGGCAATTTGACGGCGAGCGAGCAGTTTATCGCAAGCACGCCGGAGGGAAGGGAAATGGTGCATGCGGCAAGGACGACCCTGATTCAGAAACACTACTCCAATCACGTGCCGGAAGGAATGGAGGAGCTTATCGGAGCGAAGCTAGAGCACCTTTTTACGGACATCAAAATTCAGGAGGATATTGCAGTGTCTGTTTTTATCTTTGACCGCAATATTGAAGGCGTCGCCGAATCAGCCGGCGGGGCTTGA